From Equus quagga isolate Etosha38 chromosome 3, UCLA_HA_Equagga_1.0, whole genome shotgun sequence, one genomic window encodes:
- the GPR78 gene encoding LOW QUALITY PROTEIN: G-protein coupled receptor 78 (The sequence of the model RefSeq protein was modified relative to this genomic sequence to represent the inferred CDS: inserted 5 bases in 3 codons; deleted 2 bases in 1 codon; substituted 1 base at 1 genomic stop codon), whose translation MHGGGAAGVASTSTVHESPPELLRRCDRCKDSPGPEQRFSRGTSPQDSCAPGAGTASAFSTLDSATGGDKCGGARAPSSPSRSRSAAQRARPGTRDPVRAAAPRVPFRTLPAASAPAWRAASARGPGEALLAGLPALVGLPALVLAASPLSYAQGLLLCASRVEPRARTSGFFQVNLSLGQLLLAALEVPFTLLGVLGGXSGPCQAIGFLDTFLESNAALSVATLSAYPWLAVGFRLRTSGXLRPRHARLLPAYAWGQSLAFAFTALACWWLGYSGACASCSLRRPTSPSXPELPAFPAALSLTALEVLRATRSHXWRINVVTMQALELMADLHPG comes from the exons ATGCATGGAGGAGGAGCGGCCGGGGTGGCTAGCACCTCAACTGTGCACGAGTCACCCCCGGAGCTTCTGAGAAGGTGTGACCGTTGCAAGGACTCCCCTGGTCCGGAGCAGAGG TTCAGTCGCGGGACGTCGCCACAGGACAGCTGTGCGCCCGGCGCGGGGACGGCGAGCGCGTTCAGCACCCTGGACAGCGCCACGGGCGGCGACAAGTGCGGCGGCGCCCGCGCTCCGTCCTCCCCGAGCCGCTCCCGCTCCGCAGCGCAGCGCGCTCGGCCGGGGACCCGGGACCCCGTGCGTGCCGCCGCTCCCCGCGTGCCGTTCCGGACCCTGCCCGCCGCCTCTGCACC CGCCTGGCGAGCCGCTAGCGCCCGGGGCCCGGGAGAGGCGCTGCTGGCGGGGCTGCCGGCGCTGGTG GGGCTGCCGGCGCTGGTGCTGGCCGCGTCGCCGCTGTCCTACGCGCAGGGGCTGCTCCTCTGCGCCTCTAGAGTTGAACCGCGCGCGCGCACCTCGGGCTTCTTCCAGGTGAACCTGTCGCTGGGCCAACTGCTGCTGGCTGCGCTCGAAGTGCCCTTCACGCTGCTCGGCGTGCTAGGTGG GTCAGGCCCGTGCCAGGCCATCGGCTTCCTGGACACCTTCCTGGAGTCCAACGCGGCGCTAAGCGTAGCGACACTAAGCGCATACCCGTGGCTGGCGGTGGGTTTCCGGCTGCGCACGTCCG GACTTCGACCGCGCCACGCCCGCCTGCTGCCGGCCTACGCGTGGGGACAGTCGTTGGCCTTTGCGTTCACTGCGCTCGCCTGCTGGTGGCTCGGCTACAGCGGCGCTTGCGCGTCCTGCTCGCTGCGCCGCCCTACGAGCCCGAG GCCCGAGCTTCCCGCCTTCCCCGCTGCGCTCAGCCTCACCGCGCTGGAGGTGCTGCGGGCGACGCGCAGCCACTGATGGCGCATCAACGTTGTCACCATGCAGGCCCTGGAGCTGATGGCAGACCTGCATCCCGGGTAG